One Penaeus vannamei isolate JL-2024 chromosome 38, ASM4276789v1, whole genome shotgun sequence genomic window, atgtatatgtgtatatatatgtatatgtgtatatatatgtatatttgtatatatatgtttatgtgtatatatatgtatatgtgtatatatatgtatatatgtatatatatgtatatgtgtatatatatgtatatgtgtatatatatgtatatgtgtatatatatgtatatgtttatatatatgtatatgtgtatatatatgtatgtgtatatatatgtatatgtgtatatatatgtatatgtgtatatctatgtatatgtgtatatatatgtatatgtgtatttatatgtatatgtgtatatatatgtatatgtatacgtatacgtatacatatatgtatatatatatatatatatatttatatatatatatatattatatatatatacattacatatatatgtatatatgtatacatgtatatataaatatatgtatatattgtatatatatgtgtatatatatgtagatatatttatatatgtatttatattatttatatgtgtatatgtatgtatatatatgtatatatatgtatatgtatgaatatatgtatatatgtatatatatatatgtatatatatgtataaatatatgtatgtatatgttaaaaatatatgtataaatatatgtatgtatatgtttatatatatatatatatatatatatatatatatatatatatatataaatatatgtaggtatatgtttatatatatgtataaatatatgtatgtatatatttatatatatgtaaacatatgtttatttacatgtatatatatttatatatatgtaaacatatatgtttatttacatgcatatatatttatatatatctgcttatatatacatttatatatatctgtgtatatatctatgtatatatctatttaaatatatctacgtgtatatacatacatatgtgtatatacatgtatatatattatatatgtatatatatgtatgtaatatatatatatatatatatatatatatgtatatatatatatatgtaatatacatatatatatatatatatatatatgtaatatacatatatatatatatatatatatatatatatatatatatatatatgtaatatacatatatatatatatatatatatatatatatatatatatgtaatatacatatatatatatatgtaatatacatatatatatatgtaatatacatatatatatatatatataatatacatatatatatatatatatatatatatatatatatgcaatatacatatatatatatatatatgaaatatagatatatatatatatatatatatatatatatacatataaatatatatatatatgtaatatacatatatatatatatatatatgtaatatacatatatatatatatatatatatatatatttatatatatatatgtaatatacatatatatatatatatatatatatatgtaatatacatatatatatatatatatatatatatatatatatgtaatatacatatatatatatatatgtaatatacatatatatatatgtaatatatatatatatgtaatatatatatatatagatagatatatagatatatagatatatagatatatagatatatagatatatatatagatatatatatatagatatatatatagatatatatatagatatatatatagatatatatatatatatatatatatatatatatatatatatatatatatatatatatatatatatatatatatgtatatatatatatatgtatagatatgtaatatatataatgtgtgtgtgtgcctatatatatatatttataattttattctctctctctctctctctctctctctctctctctctctctctctctctctctctctctctctctctctctctctctctctctctctctctctctctctctctctctctctctctctctctctctctctctctctgtccatctgattgcctgtctgtcttttatcgCACAGATAATgggaatgaataagagaaaaaattgttaccattattattattattattattattattattattatgaggatacttgatattatacatattattattgttattattttcatcatcataatcacaatcatattcACAATTatagttgtcatcatcataatcataatcatatgcatagttgtcattactattattactgtctttattaattttattatcattattattattattgttattattattttcattactattgttgtagttattgtcattatcattatcattttcattactactaccattatcattatcattataaattttattattattattattaccattatttttttgcattattatgtatgtgttaATTGTAATTTTCCCCCCAAGAGGGTGTGGGCTACTTGAAATGGAATAGAacgaagaagaatatgaaaggtGAATAGTTACGAGTTCGAAGCAGAATTTTCAGGGCCTGTCTGGCAGGAAGATACAGGCATCAGAGGTATTAGAAATTTGAACCGTCCGTGAGAATTACATTTTAAGGATACGTGTGCAATTGTTGAAATAAATTAACAGATTCAAATGCTTGTCTACTTTTACTTGTGTACATGTGCATTCATAGGCCTGTTGACATGCATTTGCTCTCGTGCTTGGAAATGTACATGAATGCAAATAGACATGTTACCAGATACTTtatgcttatacacatatatacccacagtAAATTATCAATTACACATATAAAAGCATCCAGGTTCATAGGTACacggttcatatacatatgccagcactcactctctctcacacttatatacacacatacctatatagacagttatacatatacactcatacatacaaagacacagttatacatatacacacatgcacatgcacacacacaatcactctttctttctttctttctttctttctttctttctttctttctttctttctttctctctctctctctctctctctctctctctctctctctctctctctctctctctctctctctctctctctctctctctccttccttccttccttccttccttccttgcttccttccttccttcttcttcctttccttccttccttccttccttccttccttctccttccttccctccctcccctccctccctccctccctccctccctccctcccccctcctccctccctttctctcttctctctctctctctctctctctctctctctctctctctctctctctctctctctctctctctctctctctctctgctctctctctctctctctctctctctccccctctcccccctccccctccccctccctccccctctctgtctgtctgtctgtctgtctgtctgtctctctctctctctctctctctctctctctctctctctctctctctctctctctctctctctctctcttctctctctctctctctctctctctctctctctatctatctctctctctctatctctctctctctctatctctctctctccctccctctctccttctattagTAGTATTCATCACTTTATCAAGGTCTTGATTAGAAGCCAaaggtaaataaaacaaagacagaatccAGTGATTAGCAATATACAAACATCACCCAAAAGTGAATGACTGCCTTGCACAAGAAGGAAGGTGAAAGTTTAAagttatatgtattgatataaaaTACAGAAAATTGATATTGAATTTAGTTTGTCTGTCAACCCTTTTCCCCAAGTTTGCCTTTCGTGTAAGAAAATGTATGATCTTTCACTATGAATTACGGTTAAGGTATTTTGTAATATTCGTTTCTTCATCAGCACTTGACGGATGGATGTTGATTAAgtgagttttattattattattattattattattattattattattattattattatcataattattataattatcattattattacaattataataatagttattatagctatcataattattataattatcattattattattagctatcaTTGTGTGCATACATGCCTGTATGTGTTTGTCAGGATATATGcatgcaagcgcacacacacacacacacacacacacacacacacacacacacacacacacacacacacacacacacacacacacacacacacacacacacacacacacacacacacacacacacatacacacacacacacatacacacacacatacacacacacatacacacacacatacacacacacatacacacacacatacacacacacatacacacacacacacatacatacatatatgtatgtatgtatgcatatatgtatgtaggtatatatatatttatgtatatatatgattgtgtgtgattttgtgattgtgtgtgtgtgagtgtgtgtgtgtgtgtgtgtgtgtgtgtgtgtgtgtgtgtgtgtgtgtgtgtgtgtgtgtgtgtgtgtgtgtgtgtgtgtgtgtgtgtgtgtgtgtgtgtgtgtgtgtgtgcgtgtgtgtgtatgtgcgtgcgtgtgtgtgattatgtgtatgattgtgattgtgtgtgtgtgtgtgtgtggggggggtgcatgcgtgcgtgtgtgagtgagtgagtgtatataagtatgtatgcttgtatgtatatgcacacaggcatgtgtttctttgtgtgtgtttgtattaatagtgcattatcttgttttttctttcagttatttAATTTATGTGTGTTCATTTACATTTCAAGTATGCAAGTCTATATAGTCTTGAGATAATTAGTAACTAaactatatgcatttatattccaGATTGTATTAGACTGATACTtagtacatatctaaatataagtGATTTTGAATATGAAATTTAAGATTAGTCTACTAGgaagagtaataacaatggaaaagCTTTCAAAATTCCACAAGAGGTACGTGGAAGGAATCTAGGAAATTATGAAATATTACTATAGAAATAACACAAATTGGAAGTGTATTATAAAGGACTCATTCAGCTTGAATATCCAtgttcttaaaaaagaaaaacaagaaaagaaaagaaaaagaaaaaaaaaaaaaaaaaaaaaagatgtcatGAAacaaagcattatatatataaacataattttattttcctttctataaACAGTAACCTGTATAGTACAGGACAGTGCCATTGTATATTCCACAATCTTAACTTTGCTCTTGGAAGCACATCCAATATTTTCATATTGAAAGCaagaatttaaaataaaaaataatgatacatagCTTTTGTACGGATATATTCAGATTCCTTGCTTAAAGATCTGATATTTAAAATGCATGATGTCTTAATCTATTTGTTTGAAGATAGTCCAGATAACACACAAAGGGTTTATGggttattctttatatatatatatatatatatatatatatatatatatatatatatatatatatatatatatatatatatatatgtatgtatgtatatcactgaTGATGAACTTGATCTACAGTGCCAGCTTTAACATAACAAAATGGGCATGATCTATAGAAGAACTGGCAGTttatatcatttctctgtttcatATTAAGAAGTCTCTCTGTATTTGCTCTTAAAAATAGAAAGGGTTATTACATGAAATCATgtgttttattcttcctctccagCAATGTGCTGACTCCTATCCATTGCTTGTGCATGTACTAAAGAGCTATGGTTTTGTTTTGTCGTGTTTGCTGCAGCCACAATGCATGGAACCCACTAAAAAGATAAACACTAAATTATTTTACCAAAAAAACAgagtttattgatatatatacatattttttatattgccAATTATTTCCCCTTTGAATTTGTGATAGAACAAGTTTTAATACCTCTTTTATATGTCAGAGGGAAGCTATCCCTTAGGAAGAATAGATCTAGAAAAAGAAAGCTTGAAAGGCTTTACACAGCtatatatttaaaacaaaacTTCACAGGAAGTGAAACAAAGAAGTGTTGtaatataaatagatgaacattTTGAGTACTTTTGGAATGATCTCTTGTAATAACTAAGTATTTACATCAAAATGTACAGCTCATTATTCTTTATGACTAAGGTAGAAACTTCTAAAGCATATTGGTGAGTGCAGATTCACCTTATCTTCTTGAAGTagaacattataaatatatacatatagcttatatacacataattttgaCTCATGATTTCAAAACTAATCATTTATACATCTCACATAGAAAAAATTCTCCAAATTGTGAATTATAAATCAAACCTCTAATTGCAAATCTACCACTGGCCAAATACAACACAGCCTTAAGAAGCATCAAGCTCTGCCGTTGCGAGATGCCTTTTCCGCAAGTTGAGAATGCTGTTGAGACactcctcctcttgcttttcgAGGTCTTTCCTTCCGATCGTATATACTGGAATGGGATGATGTGAATTTAGATGGAGGggcaaaggaaaggaggaatagaaatagaacaagagggagagggagggagggagggagggagggagagggagagggagagggagagggagagggagagggagagggagagggagagggagagggagagggagagggagagggagagggagagggagatggagagggagagggagagggagagggagagggagagggagagggagagggagagggagagggagagggagagggagagggagagggagagggagagggagagggagagggagagggagagggagagggagagggagagggagagggagagggagagggagagggagagggagagggagagggagagggagagggagagggagagagagagagagagagagagagagagagagagagagagagagagagagattgaaattgaaaagaaaatgtcatcttacaaaaagaaaagaaaatgtcatcTTACAAAATCAAGTTATATCAGGAACATAACGCGAAGCAGTAAAAAGCAGAAAAAGTCTcacccatttcctctttttcagcCAGACGAGATGTATCCTCTGTAGCTTTACTCTGCTTATGCTTCAGGGCCTCTGTCCGCAGGCTTAAATTGCGCAGTTTCCTCTCTACATTGCCCCTCTGGAATATCAGAATACCAGCTGGTTTGAGAATGGTGACAGTATGATAGAacaagaagaaatgaaatgaaggaaATCTGGTATTAGTCTACTAGAAATTCTGCATAATCACAAATGTTCATTAGCAGTTCACTTGGCAGATGTAACTTTAATAATATGTCAATCAATCCTTAAACAATAAGAATACACACTATGCTACAGTCCCAATGCAAACATGTTCATCCATGTTTGAGATCACCCTTGACCAGGCCTACCTCAACTCTCACATGAATTGGCCTCACTTACTACTAACTTCGACTTAATCCGTTTTAAATTCATTAATTCTATCCTGATCTTATCTATTCCAATTTGATTTCACCTATTCTAAATGAATCTTATCTATTCTAAATCAATTTCATCTATTCTACCCTAGTCAAACCTATTCTTACCTAATCTCATCTATTCTAACCTAATCTCCCTTATTCTAACCCAGTCTTGTCCATTCTAAACTCGTCTCTTTTCTACCCAGGTCACACTTGATCTCAACTAAATCTAATCTTAACCCAATCTGAACCCAGCCAAGTTTGATATACACTTAACCTAATCTAATGAAACTGCATCTACCAAAGCCTCATTTAATTTGAAATAATCTTTTCTAATCCGACCAAACCCTTACTGAACTTAATCTAGACCAAGCCTAGCCTGACttgtaattaataaaaataaaatctatctTCATTAAAACCATGtgaaactatacacacacactcaaacttagACTTAGTCTAAACAAATCTAATCTCATACATTTACACCAAGCATAGCTCATTTTATCGAATGTAATATAACCTAAGCTTGAAAAAGCACactataatagcaacagtaatcaaaataactatgatataataattataatgatataaagtactaatgaagatataataatactcataaaataatgataatgataataatgataataatagtaaaataatgatattaattgtaaaataatgataaaaataatgataattataaaaaagataacaataataataatgatgattaatgatttttttttttttttttttaatgataatgattgtaaacaCAGCAGGTTATGCCATGGTGACATCAACGAGTTAATTTCCTAACCTCTTCTTCGCGAGCATCCCTTGGCCCAATGTTGAAGATGGGCAGGCCTCCTTTGGGCATTGGCTTCAGCTCTCCAAAGAGTTCCTTGGGAAGGGTCTCAGCACTGGTGTTTTGGTATATGAAGTATGCTTTGTCTATGATATGCTTGACTGAAATCCATGCTTCTTGGCTGTAATAGGTCTGTGAAAggatacaagtaaaaaaaaaaaatatgatattattttttttaagacagATTATAGATAAGCATATACTTCAGTCATATTGCATAATTAATAGATCATGTTATTATGAAGCAACATTACTCAGTTAAGAGGCCCTTAGCACATGGACATACCTTCACGTCCTGGGCATCTTCACAGGTCAAGAGGGTGTGGCGTGACTTGATTGTAAATGCAGCAGCGGCACAGGGTAGGAATGAAGGCGGGTTGGAGAAGATGTGGTCCCACAGTACTACCCAGTCTTCGTTGGAAAGAACCTAATTTTTGTGTGAGGTTTTGGACGGTTGAAAGTTGTTCTAGTTAAGTGAGAATTGGTTGGGTATGACTATTCTTTTTTACTGTATATATTATCAAGTATACATTaatcaaggaagggagggagggatggagagagagagagagagagagagagagagagagagagagagagagagagagagagagagagagagagagagagagagagagagagagagagagagagagagagagagagagagagagaggggggggggggggggggagacataccCTGGAGAAGGCATTTGTAAGTAATGACCAGGCATAATCTTCAGCTGTGACTTGAAGTTTCATTAAGTGTGCAAGCAAGACTGGGTCATTCTCGCAGATCAGTCGTTCAATCACAGTTAGGATGGTGACACTAGGTTTAGGCCAGAATTCAAACCATAAACGACACCAGTTCACTGCACAGTAAAAGGAAATCAGGCTCAATTAGGGTAGGGTTTACAGAAGGAAGCAATATTTTCTTTGCATTTACAGTATATGACTTTTCATCATCGCACAATGAAAAACAATtagaaacataataaaaaaaaaatcaacttgatGACTATGCACTGCTCAGTATTGATGGccaatataataatcatagtgacagGCATGTTAAAACAACAACcatgacaacaaaataaaaatgcattCCCGCACACACACGGAAACTTACTGATGAATGTCACAGCAACCTCAAAACACAGCAGCCGGTTGCTGTGGAAGAACTTAACGAAGGGGAAGATGAGCTCTGGCAGGTACTCTATACTCGACAGGAAAGGAGCCCAGTGCGCCAAGCAAGAGAGTGTGCTGTTGGGAAagattcattataataattttcttttctcattccttaaaatccttttcttttctcttcctttgttttattcaATAGGGAGACAAATGTGGATAATGAGGTGAAGGATAGGAAAGCATAATAAATGAAAAGAGTTCAGGTTTATTAGAAATATTTTCTTACACTCCTCTCTTATAATGAGCCATTAGCTATCCTTACTTTCTTTACCAATAAAGAGACACAACTTTAAACTCACATGCTGAggtacagacatagaaagagacagagaaagagagaaacagtgaaagacggagaaggacagagagcgaagaagtagaaagaaagaaagaaagaaagaaagaaagaaagaaagaaagaaagaaagaaagaaagaaagaaagaaagaaagaaagaaagaaagaaagaaagaaagaaagaaaaaaaaagaaaaaaaaaaaaaaaaaaaaaggataacaaacTGATGAACTTAAACTGAGAGACAAACGAAAAGTATTTCTTAGTCACCCCTGGAGAGTTTTGAGTAACGATCCATCTGACAACTTGAGCACCTCCTTTAACCCTTCGAAGGCTGAGTGCATCCCCTTGTCGAGCAGTGTGCTGAACACAAGGTAGTTGCGTGGTAACTCTAGCATGGATACCCAGATTAGGCTTCGGTATTTTTCAGGGTATGACTTGAATTCCACAAGGATAGGATACCATTTGTTCCTGTCTAGTAGTTCCTGTGGCGGTTCAAACAAATTGAAAGGAATTTAGGCATATTACAGgatacaaatatatgaatcttAAGTTACAGGTATAAAGcagttacaaaatatatacatataccatgggacaaagaggaagaaaataagaaaacgagaggaagaaaaaaagaaaaagagaggaagaaaaaaagaaaaagagatgaaaaaaaaaaaaaggaaaaaggaataggaaaaattTCAAGATTAATTtctaaaaagtaaagaaaaaaaaaaaaaagaagtaatgacaaagaaaaaatatacattgttTCAACAAAACCTTTAACTCCTTGTGTTTTTCCCGtttcctcttatctttctctccttcttcctccttcctctcaggGACTTCCATCTTTTCAATGATCTTGAACTCAACGTCCCTCTTCTTTATGTTGCGGAGTTCAACATTCTTAGGGTCCTCGGGGAATAGGGCGTTGACTGGGTAGACCTTCGTGATGCTGTTGGCATATGACACTGCCAAGAAGTTGCCATCTTCACTCACACTAACTGAATCTtgtggaaagagagggacaatttacttgttttttcattatcaacatctttattaGAGGGGAGGGCCTCAAAAGGaaggcaagagagacagagaaaggtgaaggaggaggaagggatgaagaaaggaaaaggagaggaaaaatgaagtAATAGAGACATGACTGATTACTGCCATATTATGCTTTCACATTGAGTatgcgagtgtgagtgagtgagtgtgtgggtgggtgagtgagtgagtgtgtgggtgagtgagtaagtgagtgagtgtgagtgagtgagtgtgtgggtgtgtgtgtgagtgtgtgagtgagtgagtgagtgagtgagtgtatgggtgggtgagtgatgagtaagtgagtgagtgtgagtgagtgaatgtgtgggtgagtgagtgagtgagttagtgagtgagtgagtgagtgtgtgggtgagtgagtgagtgagtgaatgtgtgggtgagtgagtgagtgagtgagtgagtgagtgagtgagtgagtgagtgagtgagtgagtgagtgagtgagtgagtgagtgagtgagtgagtgagtgagtgggtgtttatgtgcatgGATGCATGTGAACcatgataatattcatattctATAGTTTAAGATAGTCAACAAGTTTATAGTTTACCCTTTGtgaataacataaatataataacttTCTCCATACTTTACAAACAGTTTACATAAATCAAAACTAATTTCTAACTTCCAGTAATTCACATTTGTATGATAATCACTCTCAATATAAAGGTAAAAAGCCAAAGTTCCCTTACCAATGTTGAACCTCTGAGATCGAACTGTCTTGATCTTTGTCATGCTTGTGAAGTCAATGATGTTAAGTACTCCTGTTGTGTTTAAAACGGCCAAcacctgcaataataataacagtaaacaattaattcttttcttttcccagtAAGCTAAACATTGTAATAGCAATTAAAATATACaatcacccacaaacacccacacccatacccactcttatgtgcatatgcacatgcacatgcacattcacactcacatgcatacccacacatgtgcacatgcacgcacttacgcatgcacacacacattcttg contains:
- the LOC113823798 gene encoding TBC1 domain family member 31, which codes for MRGQVVLDEVSGDIWPDTFNLQSLKSATKLSCLLEVIGTGGIQPSALSCNSKFLAVVTQGEDGSNRLFIIHHEEKRFYLLKRMAKPCTALVFHPYMENMLFLATAATKIYRINADDGSVVVMEGHTSPAKGIHSGSRSPLVLSYNTDEVFLWSWPSLTLTNKLRLEDRVAVVWAGHVWQRDELVVCFINGSLLLWPSQDLSTQRTIEPPSGLDFDFTAFTLSSGGEWIVGGGKSHLMVTYSLVGRRVSQVVQLPSSCNSVYQAIFLPPVHPRFCQVLAVLNTTGVLNIIDFTSMTKIKTVRSQRFNIDSVSVSEDGNFLAVSYANSITKVYPVNALFPEDPKNVELRNIKKRDVEFKIIEKMEVPERKEEEGEKDKRKREKHKELKELLDRNKWYPILVEFKSYPEKYRSLIWVSMLELPRNYLVFSTLLDKGMHSAFEGLKEVLKLSDGSLLKTLQGTLSCLAHWAPFLSSIEYLPELIFPFVKFFHSNRLLCFEVAVTFIMNWCRLWFEFWPKPSVTILTVIERLICENDPVLLAHLMKLQVTAEDYAWSLLTNAFSRVLSNEDWVVLWDHIFSNPPSFLPCAAAAFTIKSRHTLLTCEDAQDVKTYYSQEAWISVKHIIDKAYFIYQNTSAETLPKELFGELKPMPKGGLPIFNIGPRDAREEERGNVERKLRNLSLRTEALKHKQSKATEDTSRLAEKEEMVYTIGRKDLEKQEEECLNSILNLRKRHLATAELDAS